The following proteins are co-located in the Macaca thibetana thibetana isolate TM-01 chromosome 6, ASM2454274v1, whole genome shotgun sequence genome:
- the RFESD gene encoding Rieske domain-containing protein isoform X1, producing MLKCFRNCLRPSSLHTLPLQLLACLVHLHFGHFSSAVISVTSFYLSMNLDGSAQDPEKREYSSVCVGREDDIKKSERMTAVVHDREVVIFYHKGEYHAMDIRCYHSGGPLHLGDIEDFDGRPCIVCPWHKYKITLATGEGLYQSINPKDPSAKPKWCSKGVKQRIHTVTVDNGNIYVTLSSEPFKCDSDFYATGDFKVIKSSSR from the exons ATGTTGAAGTGCTTCAGGAATTGTCTTAGACCTTCTTCCTTACATACACTTCCTCTCCAA CTGTTGGCATGTCTAGTTCATTTGCATTTTGGGCATTTCAGCTCAGCTGTCATCTCAGTgaccagtttttatctgag CATGAATCTTGATGGCTCTGCACAAGATCCTGAAAAGAGGGAATATTCTTCTGTCTGTGTGGGCAGAGAAGATGAcattaaaaaatctgaaagaatgaCAGCTGTTGTCCATGATAGAGAAGTGGTCATTTTCTACCACAAGGGAGAATATCATGCTATGGATATTCGCTGTTAcc ACTCAGGAGGACCTTTACATTTGGGAGACATAGAg GATTTTGATGGACGACCGTGTATAGTTTGCCCCTGgcataaatacaaaattactttGGCAACAGGAGAAGGTCTGTACCAGTCTATAAACCCTAAAGATCCATCAGCAAAACCCAAGTGGTGCTCCAAAGGAGTAAAGCAGAGGATTCACACAGTGACAGTAGACAATGGGAATATTTATGTGACTCTTTCTAGTGAACCTTTTAAGTGTGACTCTGATTTTTATGCCACTGGAGACTTCAAAGTAATTAAGAGTTCTTCTcgataa
- the RFESD gene encoding Rieske domain-containing protein isoform X2: protein MNLDGSAQDPEKREYSSVCVGREDDIKKSERMTAVVHDREVVIFYHKGEYHAMDIRCYHSGGPLHLGDIEDFDGRPCIVCPWHKYKITLATGEGLYQSINPKDPSAKPKWCSKGVKQRIHTVTVDNGNIYVTLSSEPFKCDSDFYATGDFKVIKSSSR from the exons ATGAATCTTGATGGCTCTGCACAAGATCCTGAAAAGAGGGAATATTCTTCTGTCTGTGTGGGCAGAGAAGATGAcattaaaaaatctgaaagaatgaCAGCTGTTGTCCATGATAGAGAAGTGGTCATTTTCTACCACAAGGGAGAATATCATGCTATGGATATTCGCTGTTAcc ACTCAGGAGGACCTTTACATTTGGGAGACATAGAg GATTTTGATGGACGACCGTGTATAGTTTGCCCCTGgcataaatacaaaattactttGGCAACAGGAGAAGGTCTGTACCAGTCTATAAACCCTAAAGATCCATCAGCAAAACCCAAGTGGTGCTCCAAAGGAGTAAAGCAGAGGATTCACACAGTGACAGTAGACAATGGGAATATTTATGTGACTCTTTCTAGTGAACCTTTTAAGTGTGACTCTGATTTTTATGCCACTGGAGACTTCAAAGTAATTAAGAGTTCTTCTcgataa